From one Leptospira stimsonii genomic stretch:
- a CDS encoding LIC_10230 family protein translates to MKTLLAKILPFIVLLFCLINISFEPVFYDPRDMDSMEALLEGSGRELAPQWGIERGLISKIRLTSKVMEELNEKSIPADAQLDATVDRLNRILLGQKIMLFIYGFLIFLSVTSFLSLYYRAWFYTFLNRSLYLISILPVLMSLQHPIRSIPQTPIIGTFSSLALFTLAGFLIYMCFAISKVYGKKFADRFGVLETAQNGEEGEFQSNSGSKISWIPILFHFVIIMVAGIVLGNLVYIPIFLLQKHYSFEFGILLLVLIFFLMLFYIRNYFRMGKSEELSPTGNITLSISYLQFRIIRNTIFIGFSIIGIILFVVLLFTVLSMNTWILDFTSGKSV, encoded by the coding sequence ATGAAAACATTACTCGCTAAGATACTCCCCTTTATCGTTCTATTATTCTGTTTAATCAATATCTCCTTTGAGCCCGTCTTTTATGATCCGAGAGATATGGATTCGATGGAAGCGCTTCTGGAAGGCTCAGGAAGAGAGCTGGCTCCGCAATGGGGAATTGAACGAGGATTGATTTCCAAAATCAGACTCACTTCCAAAGTAATGGAAGAATTGAACGAAAAATCGATCCCCGCCGATGCACAGTTAGACGCTACTGTCGACCGATTGAACAGAATACTTCTCGGGCAGAAGATTATGTTATTTATTTATGGATTCCTAATATTCCTTTCCGTCACTTCTTTCCTGAGTCTTTACTACCGAGCTTGGTTCTACACCTTTTTAAATCGAAGTCTTTACCTGATTTCGATACTTCCGGTCTTGATGTCCCTTCAACATCCGATTCGGAGTATTCCGCAAACCCCGATTATCGGAACGTTCTCTTCCTTAGCGTTATTCACGCTCGCTGGTTTTCTTATTTATATGTGTTTTGCAATTTCGAAAGTCTACGGAAAAAAGTTCGCAGATCGTTTCGGAGTTCTGGAAACGGCTCAAAACGGAGAAGAAGGGGAGTTTCAATCGAACTCCGGTTCTAAAATTTCTTGGATTCCAATTTTATTCCACTTTGTGATCATCATGGTTGCCGGGATCGTCTTGGGAAATCTCGTTTATATCCCGATTTTTCTTCTTCAAAAACACTACTCTTTTGAATTCGGAATCTTATTGTTGGTTCTGATTTTCTTTCTGATGCTCTTCTACATTCGCAATTATTTTAGAATGGGGAAAAGCGAAGAACTTTCTCCCACAGGAAACATTACTCTTTCCATCAGTTATCTTCAGTTTAGAATCATCAGAAATACGATTTTTATCGGCTTTTCGATCATCGGGATTATCCTTTTTGTCGTGCTTTTATTTACTGTGCTTTCGATGAATACGTGGATCTTAGATTTCACTTCCGGAAAGTCGGTTTAG
- a CDS encoding ATP--guanido phosphotransferase has protein sequence MLSETCLHCGTNRLIWNERGKIGCIHCLKIFRKEYRAHLREEKIDFSSRYLKGAEAEKIAGFESLSENEKIRTLDRIAPPFTFRFRISRNLSGRIYPATSGVPTQFLKTFLKERMEVDPAFLQSKDLPKRIPWGEGNLFSGDEDHIRWEILSHSVGDLFKRIESSPLEKMENQNFFDFDEELGYVTSCPTNAGLGTKMSLKFSTKLWEKDGVPTFKVPGFLEFYLENSSEFAVFYLKNFAYSQKNSFLNLVYYLALQVEPGF, from the coding sequence ATGTTGTCGGAAACCTGTCTACACTGCGGAACCAATCGTTTGATCTGGAACGAACGAGGGAAGATTGGTTGTATTCATTGTCTAAAGATTTTTCGAAAGGAATATCGCGCCCATCTTCGAGAGGAGAAAATCGATTTTTCTTCTCGATACCTCAAAGGCGCCGAAGCAGAGAAAATCGCCGGCTTTGAGTCACTTTCCGAGAATGAAAAGATTCGAACTCTCGATCGAATCGCTCCCCCGTTTACCTTTCGTTTTAGAATCAGCCGAAACCTTTCAGGCAGAATTTACCCTGCGACCTCCGGAGTTCCGACTCAATTCCTAAAAACATTCTTAAAGGAAAGAATGGAAGTCGATCCGGCATTTCTCCAATCCAAGGATCTCCCGAAGAGGATTCCCTGGGGAGAGGGAAATCTGTTTTCCGGAGATGAAGATCATATTCGTTGGGAAATTCTCTCTCATTCTGTAGGAGATTTGTTCAAGAGAATCGAAAGTTCTCCTCTGGAAAAAATGGAGAATCAAAACTTTTTTGATTTCGATGAAGAATTGGGTTATGTCACATCTTGTCCCACGAACGCGGGTTTGGGAACCAAGATGAGCCTAAAATTCTCCACAAAACTCTGGGAAAAAGATGGAGTTCCTACTTTTAAGGTCCCCGGTTTTTTGGAGTTTTACCTTGAAAATTCTTCAGAATTCGCCGTTTTTTATCTGAAAAATTTTGCTTATTCTCAAAAAAATTCCTTTTTAAATTTAGTTTATTATTTAGCCTTACAGGTGGAACCGGGGTTTTAG
- the mtaB gene encoding tRNA (N(6)-L-threonylcarbamoyladenosine(37)-C(2))-methylthiotransferase MtaB, whose amino-acid sequence MPSPIAEQTVLFNTLGCRLNFFESDGLFSSLTKHGYRSAEAEEHPEVVIINTCTVTNKADSRNRNTIRNAIKKFPGSQIWVTGCYAETDRESIEAIPGVAGVVGNTEKSKLPSMILEKKGLIGAEDMLGVAYDRFSYSDVLPNGHTRAYLKIQDGCNRKCSYCKIPQARGLGVSRKYEDVLDQVRFLQDHGVGEITLTGVNLGWYRDSENKKAFNRVLKDILSILEYSRLRISSIEPPDVGSELAELMSHPRFTPFLHIPLQSGSAEILKRMKRTYTPETFRKRVEIAKEKIPGIFLGTDVIVGFPGETEEMFHESVRMVEELGFAKIHAFPFSVRRNTLAETFTDSVSKEIKKERVHILNSLSRNLHKNYAIAETGKVREAILEQGGTAVTDNYLKVRISEEELKNLKTGQFLNVKLLEYQTEEDKEGTFSGKVFR is encoded by the coding sequence ATGCCCTCTCCAATAGCTGAACAAACCGTCCTTTTCAATACACTTGGATGCAGGCTCAATTTTTTTGAGTCCGATGGTTTGTTTTCGTCCCTCACAAAACACGGATATCGTTCCGCGGAAGCGGAGGAACATCCCGAAGTTGTCATCATCAATACATGTACGGTAACGAATAAAGCCGATTCTCGAAATCGGAATACGATTCGAAATGCGATCAAAAAATTTCCCGGTTCGCAGATCTGGGTTACAGGTTGTTATGCGGAAACGGATCGTGAGTCGATCGAGGCGATTCCAGGTGTGGCGGGTGTAGTCGGCAATACGGAAAAATCTAAACTTCCCTCGATGATACTGGAAAAGAAGGGACTTATAGGCGCGGAAGATATGCTTGGCGTCGCGTATGATCGCTTTTCTTATTCCGACGTTTTGCCGAACGGACATACCCGTGCGTATTTGAAGATTCAAGACGGATGTAATCGAAAATGTTCTTATTGCAAAATTCCGCAAGCGCGCGGTTTGGGAGTCAGTCGGAAATACGAAGACGTCCTCGATCAGGTTCGATTCTTACAAGATCATGGGGTTGGAGAGATCACTCTTACGGGAGTGAACCTCGGTTGGTATCGGGATTCCGAAAATAAAAAGGCGTTCAACCGCGTTTTGAAAGATATCTTAAGTATATTAGAATATTCTAGACTTCGAATTTCCTCGATCGAACCGCCCGACGTGGGAAGCGAACTCGCGGAACTGATGTCTCATCCAAGGTTTACTCCGTTTCTTCACATTCCCCTCCAAAGCGGAAGCGCTGAAATCTTGAAAAGGATGAAACGAACTTATACTCCGGAGACCTTCCGCAAAAGGGTGGAGATCGCAAAGGAAAAAATTCCCGGCATCTTTTTAGGAACCGACGTGATCGTCGGTTTTCCCGGAGAAACGGAAGAGATGTTTCATGAAAGCGTAAGAATGGTTGAAGAACTCGGATTCGCGAAAATCCATGCCTTTCCTTTTTCCGTCCGGAGAAACACGTTAGCCGAAACCTTCACCGATTCCGTAAGTAAGGAAATCAAAAAAGAAAGGGTTCATATTCTGAATTCCCTTTCAAGAAACTTGCATAAGAATTACGCGATTGCTGAAACGGGAAAAGTTCGTGAGGCGATTCTCGAACAAGGTGGAACAGCGGTCACGGACAATTATCTCAAGGTGAGAATTTCCGAAGAAGAGTTAAAGAATTTGAAGACGGGTCAATTTTTAAACGTGAAACTTCTTGAATACCAAACGGAAGAGGACAAGGAAGGAACGTTCTCCGGTAAAGTTTTTAGATAG
- a CDS encoding ATP-dependent Clp protease ATP-binding subunit, which yields MLEFTKRAKRVINEIAQDEAKRLGSDYIGPEHILLGLLKEEDSVAIKILNNLNINLNELRKEVERRTREASGALLMDVAGGQDRYQKIIELSKEEAKRLKHNYVGTEHILLALLRDNNNIAGGALYSFSVNYNVIKSEILRLLGAPPTSSVGVSSAAQSGPQGTQPRQEKTKTPILDEFARDLTQLAKDKKLDPVVGRAIEIQRVIQILSRKTKNNPVLVGESGVGKTAIVEGLALAIVEKSVPDLLFEKRVLSLDLASLIAGTKYRGEFEERLKKIMKEITTSTNIIIFIDELHTLIGAGAAEGAVDAANILKPALARGELQCIGATTSAEYRKYIEKDSALERRFQVVKVAEPSVDDAIQILQGLKKAYEAHHKVRYSDKALEQSVKLSHRYINDRYLPDKAIDIIDEAGAKARLANCARPQSIKDLEEEIKSLATKKEELVRAQEYEKAAGVRDEVNRKKQAMEEKIRSWQEKMEDFAVNIEEDDILSVISLWTGIPLEKMEESESDKLLRLEDELKKRIVGQTDAIEKIAKAVRRARTGFKSERRPTGSFIFLGPTGVGKTELAKALANFLFGNDDAMLRVDMSEYMEPHAVSRLIGAPPGYVGYDDGGQLTEFVRKKPYSIILLDEIEKAHHDIFNILLQIMEEGNLTDTKGRKVNFRDTIIIMTSNIGAKEIQSGGRLGFEDRKDEAAKYKSDQTRDQLKKYFNPEFLNRVDEVIYFGSLTKENIMSIIDIMVIETNKRFREKAIQVSITPAAKDHIMDIGYDEKFGARPLRRVFQRELEDHMAVQTLKGAYKEPTKIEIDFKEGKLDFVETPWTDYKPADAKAGGDDNSSGNPERSEEIALV from the coding sequence ATGCTGGAATTTACAAAAAGAGCCAAAAGAGTCATCAACGAGATTGCTCAGGATGAGGCGAAGCGTCTTGGTAGCGATTATATCGGGCCGGAGCACATCCTTCTCGGTCTCCTCAAGGAAGAGGATTCGGTCGCTATCAAAATCCTGAACAACCTCAATATTAACCTCAACGAGTTGCGTAAAGAGGTAGAAAGAAGAACGCGTGAAGCATCCGGGGCCTTGCTCATGGACGTCGCAGGTGGTCAGGATCGATATCAAAAAATTATCGAACTCTCCAAAGAGGAAGCAAAGCGTCTCAAACACAACTACGTAGGGACGGAGCACATCTTGCTCGCACTTTTGAGAGATAACAATAATATCGCTGGCGGCGCTCTCTATTCTTTCAGCGTAAATTATAATGTTATAAAGAGCGAAATTCTTCGTTTGCTCGGAGCTCCTCCTACGAGTTCCGTCGGAGTTAGCTCGGCCGCTCAATCCGGGCCGCAAGGAACACAACCACGTCAGGAGAAAACAAAAACTCCGATCTTGGATGAATTCGCACGCGACCTCACTCAACTTGCAAAGGATAAGAAGTTGGATCCAGTTGTGGGAAGAGCGATTGAAATTCAAAGAGTCATTCAAATTCTATCTCGGAAAACAAAAAACAACCCGGTTCTTGTAGGAGAATCCGGTGTGGGTAAAACCGCAATCGTTGAAGGGTTGGCCCTTGCGATCGTTGAAAAAAGTGTTCCGGATCTTTTATTCGAAAAAAGAGTTCTCTCTTTGGATCTTGCTTCTTTGATCGCAGGAACCAAATACAGAGGAGAATTTGAAGAACGTCTGAAAAAGATCATGAAGGAAATTACAACTTCCACAAACATCATCATCTTTATCGACGAGCTTCACACTTTGATCGGAGCTGGAGCGGCCGAAGGCGCCGTTGACGCCGCGAACATTCTCAAACCTGCATTAGCGAGAGGAGAACTCCAGTGCATCGGTGCGACTACGAGCGCGGAATATCGGAAATACATCGAAAAAGATTCCGCATTGGAAAGAAGATTCCAAGTCGTAAAAGTTGCGGAACCTTCCGTGGACGATGCGATTCAGATTCTCCAAGGTTTGAAAAAGGCTTACGAAGCTCACCACAAAGTGAGATATTCGGATAAGGCTCTGGAACAATCCGTAAAGCTTTCCCACAGATATATCAACGATCGTTATCTACCAGATAAAGCGATCGATATCATCGACGAGGCCGGAGCAAAAGCCCGTTTGGCGAACTGCGCGCGTCCTCAATCGATCAAGGATCTGGAAGAGGAAATCAAATCTCTCGCGACCAAAAAAGAAGAATTGGTTCGTGCACAAGAATACGAGAAAGCCGCCGGCGTTCGCGATGAAGTGAACCGCAAAAAACAGGCGATGGAAGAAAAGATCCGTTCTTGGCAAGAGAAGATGGAAGACTTCGCAGTCAATATCGAGGAAGACGATATTCTTTCCGTGATCTCGTTGTGGACCGGAATCCCATTGGAAAAAATGGAAGAATCCGAATCCGATAAACTTCTCAGACTCGAAGACGAGTTGAAGAAGCGGATCGTTGGTCAGACGGATGCGATCGAGAAAATCGCGAAAGCGGTGCGTCGTGCGAGAACAGGATTCAAGAGCGAAAGACGTCCTACGGGATCTTTTATCTTTCTCGGACCGACTGGGGTTGGTAAGACCGAACTTGCAAAAGCACTTGCGAACTTCCTCTTTGGAAACGACGACGCGATGCTTCGTGTGGATATGTCCGAGTACATGGAACCGCACGCGGTGAGCCGTTTGATCGGAGCTCCTCCCGGTTATGTTGGTTATGATGACGGAGGTCAGTTGACCGAGTTCGTCAGAAAAAAACCTTATTCTATCATTCTTCTGGATGAGATTGAAAAAGCGCATCACGACATTTTCAATATTCTTCTTCAGATCATGGAAGAAGGAAACTTGACCGATACGAAAGGACGAAAAGTCAATTTCAGAGACACGATTATCATCATGACTTCCAATATCGGAGCGAAAGAAATTCAATCCGGTGGAAGACTTGGTTTCGAAGATCGTAAGGACGAAGCGGCAAAATACAAGTCCGATCAAACTCGCGATCAGTTAAAAAAATACTTCAATCCTGAGTTTTTAAACCGCGTGGACGAAGTCATTTACTTCGGATCTCTCACCAAAGAAAATATCATGTCCATCATCGATATTATGGTGATTGAAACGAACAAAAGATTCCGCGAAAAGGCGATTCAAGTTTCGATTACTCCTGCGGCCAAAGATCATATCATGGATATCGGTTATGATGAGAAGTTCGGAGCCCGACCTCTTCGGAGAGTTTTCCAAAGAGAACTTGAAGATCATATGGCGGTTCAAACTCTCAAAGGCGCTTACAAGGAACCTACTAAAATCGAAATCGATTTCAAAGAAGGGAAACTTGATTTTGTGGAAACTCCATGGACCGACTACAAACCGGCTGACGCGAAAGCCGGAGGAGACGACAATTCTTCCGGTAATCCCGAAAGGTCGGAAGAAATTGCCTTAGTCTAA
- a CDS encoding tetratricopeptide repeat protein encodes MLIRKFRSTFLILSALLVFHSSLILAQPSQDYSSALKEFEGKNYEKCLEIIRALHEKGARSYESHYLAGHCHFAAGRTKSAGTHWSEALSIKPGDPAVSLDFARYLLNNGREDDGLEIIARAYELNPRNKDVRLLFGTALLYNGKAKDALSITEKLKAEDSNDYRPLVLEGQIYYYLGSIEKAEVSLKWANSLVPNNANVLNNLALVYEKASNQENKKGKFSNAKNYLNSAKEQIESALKIEPENVHFKGNLRRIEAKLNALSNS; translated from the coding sequence ATGCTGATTCGAAAATTTCGTTCCACTTTTCTCATCCTAAGCGCACTTTTAGTATTTCATTCTTCTTTAATATTAGCGCAACCCAGCCAAGATTATTCTTCCGCTCTGAAAGAATTCGAAGGGAAGAATTACGAAAAATGTCTGGAGATCATCCGTGCCCTTCATGAAAAGGGTGCAAGATCCTACGAATCGCATTATCTCGCAGGTCATTGTCATTTCGCGGCGGGAAGAACGAAGTCCGCGGGCACTCATTGGTCCGAAGCGCTTTCTATCAAACCGGGAGATCCTGCCGTCAGTCTAGACTTTGCAAGATATCTTTTGAATAACGGAAGGGAAGACGACGGTCTTGAAATCATCGCCCGCGCTTACGAACTCAATCCTCGAAACAAAGACGTTCGACTTCTTTTTGGAACGGCGCTTTTATACAACGGAAAGGCAAAGGATGCACTGAGTATTACCGAAAAATTAAAGGCTGAAGATTCCAACGATTACCGTCCTCTTGTTTTGGAAGGTCAGATCTATTATTATCTCGGAAGTATCGAAAAAGCGGAAGTGAGTTTAAAGTGGGCGAATTCCCTCGTTCCGAATAACGCGAATGTTCTAAATAACCTCGCACTCGTCTATGAAAAGGCGTCCAACCAAGAAAACAAAAAGGGAAAATTTTCGAACGCAAAGAATTATCTCAATTCCGCGAAAGAACAAATCGAATCCGCTTTGAAGATCGAACCGGAAAATGTTCATTTCAAAGGTAACCTCAGAAGAATCGAAGCAAAACTCAATGCCCTCTCCAATAGCTGA
- a CDS encoding ABC transporter ATP-binding protein produces the protein MSLIQVRNLVKNYHILDKEFKILDHLDLDVEEGEIVSVEGKSGIGKSTLLNILGSMDTYDSGEVSVCGVSLDQISEIGKEKFRAEKVSFIFQHHLLLPDFTALENVSIPLLINGVQPGKARQLSIEMLDRVGLKDRHDNFPSQLSGGESARVGVARALVAGKKLVLADEPTGNLDRENSRNLMALILELQKEFRFSMVIVTHDMELAALAHRRNTMAGGKLQPIS, from the coding sequence GTGAGTCTCATACAAGTAAGAAATTTAGTAAAAAATTATCATATCCTGGATAAGGAATTTAAGATTCTGGATCATTTGGATCTGGACGTTGAGGAAGGAGAAATCGTTTCCGTGGAAGGAAAATCCGGAATCGGAAAATCCACTCTTCTCAACATTCTTGGTTCGATGGATACGTATGATTCGGGAGAAGTGAGTGTTTGCGGAGTTTCCTTGGATCAAATCTCCGAAATTGGAAAGGAAAAATTTCGAGCTGAGAAAGTTTCTTTTATCTTTCAACACCATCTTCTTCTTCCGGACTTTACGGCACTGGAAAACGTAAGTATTCCTCTTTTGATCAACGGAGTTCAACCTGGAAAGGCAAGACAACTTTCGATCGAGATGTTGGATCGGGTCGGATTAAAAGACCGTCATGATAACTTTCCTTCTCAATTATCGGGAGGGGAAAGTGCGAGAGTCGGCGTTGCAAGAGCGTTAGTCGCGGGAAAGAAACTTGTTCTAGCGGATGAGCCGACCGGGAATTTGGATCGTGAGAATTCTCGGAATCTGATGGCGTTGATCTTAGAACTTCAGAAAGAATTCCGTTTTTCCATGGTGATCGTGACGCATGATATGGAGCTCGCGGCTCTGGCTCATCGAAGAAACACGATGGCCGGTGGAAAATTACAACCGATCTCTTAG
- a CDS encoding toxin-antitoxin system YwqK family antitoxin, with product MNGKFSFSGKSFLFLSVLFVLGSCAKEPIPANIPAGAKFEKQYNAYVFTEPGRRRIYYDNGKIYQDCEINDLGLENGICKFYSKYDDRLLSIGRFENSVRRGEWIWNFDNGNLYIRQNFGKGERKPEVFMNGAEGNEEGSYERFYVNGQVELKGTYSEGYKSNLWQKFFPDGELEYTGYYKNGKKIRTWFYYYPTHKTEAIEVFDENGGFLSRTTFLPDGTKNCEMQKGSKTVCATLASAKK from the coding sequence CTGAATGGAAAATTTTCCTTTTCTGGGAAGTCGTTCCTATTCTTATCCGTACTCTTTGTTTTGGGAAGCTGTGCAAAAGAACCGATTCCCGCGAATATTCCTGCCGGAGCCAAGTTCGAAAAACAATACAACGCCTACGTATTTACAGAACCGGGAAGAAGAAGAATCTACTACGACAACGGAAAAATCTATCAAGATTGTGAAATCAACGACCTGGGTTTGGAAAACGGAATTTGTAAATTCTATTCCAAATACGACGATCGATTGCTTTCCATCGGACGTTTTGAGAATTCGGTACGTCGGGGAGAATGGATTTGGAATTTCGACAACGGGAATCTTTACATTCGACAGAACTTCGGAAAAGGGGAACGTAAACCGGAAGTTTTTATGAACGGAGCGGAAGGAAATGAAGAAGGCTCCTATGAAAGATTTTACGTCAACGGCCAAGTTGAATTGAAGGGAACATATTCGGAAGGTTATAAGAGCAACCTTTGGCAAAAATTTTTCCCGGATGGAGAATTGGAATATACCGGCTATTATAAGAACGGAAAAAAAATCCGAACTTGGTTTTACTATTACCCAACTCACAAAACAGAAGCGATCGAAGTTTTCGACGAGAATGGCGGTTTTCTTTCTAGAACAACGTTTCTTCCGGACGGAACGAAGAATTGTGAGATGCAAAAAGGATCGAAAACGGTTTGTGCGACCTTAGCTTCCGCTAAAAAGTAA
- a CDS encoding ABC transporter permease has protein sequence MKSNLFRGSLIFLVTSRYIRGSRVAGLLSLKSRLSFIVMAVGVSLLIVVLSIFNGFQRQVKESLWQGGPHITIENNFDSGDIKNYEKVVAWLSKNPYLKDRIVSIGGSITSHGLIQNSNSFIPIMVRALPVENIQDLIGNRLPNFPRIVHHNREEIMNYNSENQVLIGKEMAGLYNFDLGANLTMAVPGGRFSLGKGVDVSIKTFRTVGFFKTGYYNYDTHYVFLSLPVAQRFFSLKDSVNQIAIKVKSLDDLQNCKREILKEFRDPEFENEIGYSASFGVRTIAEEQENFFTALKLEKTIISIIVFLFIILAALGMVASVYSLVRAKRKSIGVLKALGLPSSGILLIFTLNAMVVGILASIVGGVSGIFIASNLETIVNALSELINMVGFYFYHSEWTNVELVPKDVYYFDHIPVDIDISFIFMVTTAATILSGIAGYFPARWAAGLNPVDTIRND, from the coding sequence ATGAAGTCAAATTTGTTCCGGGGTTCTTTGATATTTCTGGTAACCTCCCGCTATATACGGGGGTCCCGGGTCGCAGGTCTCCTCTCTTTAAAGTCTAGACTTTCGTTTATCGTGATGGCAGTGGGTGTCTCTCTGTTGATCGTCGTCCTATCCATATTCAACGGATTTCAAAGACAGGTAAAAGAATCGCTCTGGCAAGGCGGCCCTCACATTACCATCGAAAATAATTTTGATTCAGGCGATATCAAGAACTATGAAAAGGTAGTCGCTTGGCTGAGTAAGAATCCTTACTTAAAAGATAGAATCGTTTCTATCGGTGGAAGCATTACCAGTCACGGTCTCATTCAGAACAGCAATTCTTTTATTCCCATCATGGTTCGTGCGCTTCCCGTCGAGAACATCCAGGATTTAATCGGAAATCGCCTTCCGAACTTTCCAAGGATCGTTCATCACAATCGTGAAGAGATCATGAATTATAATTCAGAAAACCAAGTCCTGATAGGAAAAGAGATGGCGGGACTTTATAACTTCGATCTTGGAGCAAATCTTACGATGGCTGTACCAGGAGGAAGATTCTCACTGGGGAAGGGTGTGGACGTATCGATCAAAACGTTTCGCACCGTCGGTTTTTTTAAGACCGGCTATTATAACTACGATACACACTATGTTTTTCTTTCTCTTCCGGTCGCACAAAGATTCTTCAGCTTAAAAGATTCGGTGAATCAGATTGCAATCAAAGTGAAGTCTTTGGATGATCTTCAAAATTGTAAGAGAGAAATTCTAAAAGAATTCAGAGATCCTGAATTCGAAAACGAGATCGGTTATTCCGCTTCTTTCGGAGTGAGAACGATCGCGGAAGAACAGGAAAACTTTTTCACAGCTCTGAAGTTGGAAAAAACGATCATCTCTATTATCGTTTTCTTATTTATCATTCTTGCCGCGCTCGGAATGGTAGCGAGCGTTTATAGTTTAGTAAGGGCGAAACGAAAATCGATCGGAGTCTTAAAGGCTCTCGGATTGCCTTCTTCCGGCATTCTACTTATCTTTACCTTAAATGCGATGGTGGTTGGAATTCTTGCGTCTATCGTCGGCGGCGTATCCGGGATTTTTATCGCGAGCAATTTGGAGACGATCGTAAACGCACTTTCCGAACTCATCAACATGGTCGGATTTTATTTTTATCATTCCGAATGGACGAACGTAGAATTGGTTCCGAAGGACGTCTACTACTTCGATCATATCCCGGTCGACATCGACATTTCATTTATCTTTATGGTGACGACTGCCGCTACGATTCTTTCGGGGATCGCAGGTTACTTCCCGGCAAGATGGGCCGCCGGACTCAACCCTGTGGACACAATAAGGAACGACTAA